The genomic segment TCTATCCTGCAGACACTGGGCAACGGCACTGGACGTATTTCTGAGATCGGCAGACATCTTGGCCTGCCAGCCAATCAGCTCACCCATTACATTGAACTGTTAAAAGATTTATTTTTGATATATCGAGAGGTACCGGTTCTCGAAAAAAATCCAGCCCGCTCAAAAAAAGGCTTCTATCAGGTTGCCGACCCCTTTCTGCGCCTCTGGTTCGGCAGTATCTACCCCTATGACAGCTTCCTTGAATTCGGTCAAACCGAAATTATCATGGAACGGCTAAATCCATTAATTCAAAACCACATCTCTTTTTGTTATGAGCAACTTTGCCGGGAGTTTGTCAAGAGCACCCCATCAACCTTTAACTGTCTGAAGGTTGGACGGCAATGGACTGGAAAATATGAACTTGATATCGCAGGAGTCAACACAGACTTTCAACTCAATGTCGTTGGCGAATGTAAATGGAGCCATAAAAAAATAGGATTGTCGGTCTACAGGGAATTACAAGACAAAATTGTATCTAACAAACTACCACTTTCACCAAATTGCCAACATCTCTTGTTCAGTAAATCCGGTTTCACTCAAGACCTGGAAAATATGGCAAAAAAAGAAAGCCACCTTCATTTGATCAATAGCCTGTTCTAAAAATCCACCAATATTACGGACCGTATACCAGGGCTCTTATGACGCCGGGGAGATATGGAAAATCCCCGGGGCGGGGTGCAGGGGGTTATTCCGGCAAAGCAACATTATTGATCACAGCGATTCAGATTTAACCGCTGGACGATATGTCGAAAAACAACCTTGACAATGTGATGGTTATCGTATACCGTTACGGTATACGATAAATGAATAAGTAGTGAAAGGGGGACCTACATGGCAAAAACGGCAATGACTCACGCTCGGCTTACGCCGGAGATAAAAGAACAAGCTGAAGCTATCCTGAAAGAACTGGGGATTTCTATTTCAACCGCATACGAAATGTTTTATCGACAGATTATTGCTCAACAAGGCATTCCATTTGACCTGCATATACCCAACAAAGATACACTTCAGGCAATGAGAGACGCAAGAGATGGCAAAGGGAATCGATATGAAAATGTAGAAAAAATGTTCAAAGATCTGAAAATCTGATGCTCCCGATTCGTTCAACATCCAAATTTAAAAAAGATTTGAAAAGAGCCATAAAACCAAATCGAAATATAAAAAAGCTACAACAGATTCTTACGCGATTAGCCATTCCTGCTCCCCTGCCCAAAAAACATCAAGACCATAAACTAAAGGGAGAATGGGTTGACTTTCGGGAATGCCATATTGAAACTGACTGGCTCATGATTTATACAATATCAGATTTCGAACTTAGACCGGTTCGCATTGGTACACATTCTGAACTGTTTGATTAACGAAAAAAACGTGGTCTGACCCCTATTATTTAAAGGGGGATCC from the Pseudomonadota bacterium genome contains:
- a CDS encoding type II toxin-antitoxin system RelB/DinJ family antitoxin, translating into MAKTAMTHARLTPEIKEQAEAILKELGISISTAYEMFYRQIIAQQGIPFDLHIPNKDTLQAMRDARDGKGNRYENVEKMFKDLKI
- a CDS encoding type II toxin-antitoxin system YafQ family toxin produces the protein MLPIRSTSKFKKDLKRAIKPNRNIKKLQQILTRLAIPAPLPKKHQDHKLKGEWVDFRECHIETDWLMIYTISDFELRPVRIGTHSELFD